A part of Miscanthus floridulus cultivar M001 chromosome 6, ASM1932011v1, whole genome shotgun sequence genomic DNA contains:
- the LOC136456638 gene encoding photosystem II reaction center W protein, chloroplastic-like: MATVSAAAATTVVARAAIARPNGLGLPQLKAGSERVRCSYAKDAKNAAAVSAKAAGASLLAAAGAVTASAGPALALVDERMSTEGTGLSLGLSNNLLGWILLGVFGLIWSLYTIYTSDLDEDEESGGLSL; the protein is encoded by the exons ATGGCCACCGTCAGCGCCGCCGCGGCGACCACCGTCGTTGCCCGCGCCGCGATCGCCAGGCCCAACGGTCTAG GGCTGCCCCAGCTGAAGGCGGGGAGCGAGAGGGTGCGGTGCAGCTACGCCAAGGACGCCAAGAACGCGGCCGCCGTCAGCGCCAAGGCCGCTGGCGCGTCGCTGCTCGCCGCCGcgggcgcggtgaccgcgtcgGCGGGGCCCGCGCTGGCGCTCGTGGACGAGCGGATGTCCACGGAGGGCACCGGGCTGAGCCTTGGGCTCAGCAACAACCTGCTGGGGTGGATCCTCCTGGGGGTCTTCGGCCTCATCTGGTCCCTCTACACCATCTACACCTCTGACCTAGACGAGGACGAGGAGTCCGGTGGCCTGTCGCTCTAG